CAAAGTTTGCACAGCAAAACTAGACAACAGATCTATATAATTTAGAAACCACTGCATCATATCAAGGGGAAAACAGttcaaagtaaaaaactaaCTAACAAAGTATgacactaataaaaaaaaatataaaggttgAGACACATTAACCATACCGATACTGTATTagttaataacaaaaatcacATATCACATATACTCTACATAAAAAGGACAGCAAACATACCTGACACCAGCATCACCAACAATGCCAATGGCCATTCCAGCAGATAGCCCGGCAAGGCCACAAGCGAGACCGGACGAGAGATGTGCATACCCGTCGAAAAGGTAATAAGACTTAGCCTTAGGGTTAATTCCGGTACTAATAATAACAGCAATAATCAACCCATAAATACCCAACACACCAGCCATAACAACTGGAACAATCGACTTCATCACCAACTCGGGCCTCATCACTCCCATCGATGCCACACCAACTCCACTCTTAGCGGTTCCATAAGCTGCTCCCATACCTACACAAACACCAAAACTCCAATATtacaccaaaaacaaaacacacagAAGCATTTCAAAAATTCTTCCTAGAACTAAAATTTCTGCAGATCTAAGGAATTTGTTAAAAATCTAATCTTGATTAAGTAAAATGGttctataaaataaagattatcaaatcaaaatttaaatcaaaatgctTTTTCCCGGGTCATTAataaatgtcaaaattaatatcatttattgACAAGTAAGCTAATTGAAGATCCAAGTCAACGTAATTAACACAAACCCATTATTAATTACGCATACGCACGGccaataatcaaattcaaagaaataattGCAACGAATATAACattaaactaaaatgaaatcACTTTAGACATGTATAATTGCATCAAGATCGATCTGATAATCATCCATATAGCAATTctattttccttaattttctaGGGAACCAATcaagaacatgaaaataaataaaacaattaaaagatcgaataaaagtaaaagaaatgtAATTATTTACATGAGAAGACGAGGGCAGCAGCAGCCCCAAGGAAGCCGAAGAACGGTGCAGTTTCATCGCCACTGAAAGTAGACATGATTGATAAACTGGATCTGAGACAGTGTCGTTTTAGATCTGAAGTTTGCAGATAGCTTTTTGAGAAATTAGAATTCCTTTGCTCTCTCTCCCTGTTTAGAGAAGAAACGGGTGGAAGACAATCATCCATGGATATAAAACGTCGCACGTGTTAAATTGGGCTTGTTTGTTGTATAGTGGGCCAACATAGGTGGAAACTACGAATTAGAGCCCAGAAGCGAAAGAAGTTTGACAAGCTATCAGTTAATACActaacatgaattttttctaggaaatctcttaaatcttcatcaaaattaaaaaataataatcacccATGATGATTGATCTATCAAGTAAATCTAACAGTCAAAACATGATCACATGCAGGGCTCACAGAAATTAACAGAACATGCAAGGTTATTACTGATAGACCAATGCTACCTAGGTGGtgaaataaacattattttacttttgagaattaaattaaaacattagtAATAGTTGGAGGACTGACTTATAGTAGGTTAAGCATTAAAATATCTTGCCGTACCCGGAAAAAAACAATCCACAGAAGCCAAATAATAAAGAGCCAACAAAAGGCCTTTGCTCTTCCTGTGCTCTTACTGCTACTACTATTACTTGGGGCATTGGATAGACTGAGTTTTGTTGTGGAGAAAAATGGCAATAACACTTAACAACGGATTCAAGATGCCAATTATTGGTTTAGGTGTGTGGCGGATGGAAGGAAAAGAAATCAGAGACCTCATTACTAATTCTATCAAGCTTGGCTACCGTCATTTTGATTGTGCTGGTACCTCTTTCCCTTACCCGTTCTTGTTTTTTGTCACTTATTTTCTGGGCTCGTGGTTAAATCATCATAGCTTTGAAAGTGTTATAGCATTTTTGGGTTCTTGATTGATGAAATCCACATGGGTTTTGCTAGTTATCAATAAAGTTCTTGTCTTTGTGGAAAATGAGGaatctttcttgattttattgctTCTTCTTAAGATAATTAGCATGTTTAGAAAATTTGAGACAATCGCTTATTTGGTAAATTGTGTTTGAGGGGTTCCTTTTTTGTGGTTGCAGCTGATTACAAGAATGAAGCAGAAGTAGGGGAGGCATTGGCTGAAGCTTTTAAAACAGGGCTTGTTAAGAGGGAGGATCTTTTTATCACTACCAAGGTTTAGTTTAATCACAGATCTTAACAACACTCACatgatttattattaagttattaTGCACAATGgtaattgtttttccttcttttccacCTGGTTGGCAGCTATGGAATTCAGATCATGGACATGTTGTTGAGGCCTGCAAGGATAGTTTAAAGAAGCTTCAGCTTGATTATCTTGATCTTTACCTTGTGCACTTTCCTGTAGCCACAAGGCATACTGGTGCTTGCTTCTACTCACTTTTGTTTTGccttgttattatatatatttatgtgcaTCAGTCTATGCCTTTTGGTTGGATTTCCAACTCCTATTATCGGTGTAGTTCGATAATCTGATTAGCTGAAGATTCTTATGATGAATATAGGAGATGGCTTGGAGAGATGATGAAGATTTATGATTAAACTTTATCTATTTCATTGCTTAGATGGTGCACATTCTGAATATGAATTTGTAAGGAGACTTGGTGTGATCAATTTCGTTCTAGCTATCATAGAAAAGGTTTTGTTGGCTCCACTGCATAATATATGGGGCCAAAATCAAAACAGATGGAAGAAAAGACATAAAGTGGGATCAATTACAGAGATTAGATACACGGAAGTTAGATGGAAAAaaagtatttgtttttcccaTTTATCTTCTCTACTTGTACGCCTGATTTACAATTTTCTACTTCAACCAGTGAAATTTGCACCAGGAAGTAAATCTTCTGTTTAGTTGATTAGAAGTCTGACATAAACAATAATATTGTGTTCTgaaactttatgatttgtttgcaTGCAAATAGGAGTGGGTGCGACTGGCAGTGCAATGGATGAGGATGGGGTGCTGGATATAGACACAACTATATCCCTGGAAACCACCTGGCATGCCATGGAAGATCTGGTTTCCTTGGGTTTAGCTCGCAGCATTGGAATCAGGTGAGTTGGAAGTCTAAAATGAAAATCCTATGGATACCCGCAACCTGGAACCTTATTTTGAGTTTAACCATTCTTGTTGTCACATCTGTTTGAAtcacattaattaaaacttaattatggaGTGGATAAATAGTAAAGAACTTGCAGAAGCAAGTTGAATTTGTTCATGTGGCTACTTTGGAATTTTGGTCTCATTGAAAGTTTATCTGCAGCAACTATGACATCTTTCTAACTAGAGATTGTTTAGCCTACTCGAAAGTGAAGCCCGCTGtgaatcaaattgaaactcACCCGTACTTCCAGCGTGATTCTCTTGTCAAATTCTGTCAGAAGCATGGCATCTGCGTGACTGCTCATACTCCTCTTGGAGGTGCCGTGGCCAATACTGAATTGTTTGGCACTGTATCAGTATTGGATGATCCTGTTCTGAAGGTATGTCATTTCTTTTTCAGGTGGATTATCTGTCAGCTGATTATCAATACCTGAGAGAAAACTGTTCTCTGTTGGTGCTTTTTATCATCAGTCTTATCATCTCATTTGCTTTTTTCGGTCAGGGCCTGGctgaaaaatacaagaaaaccgTGGCCCAGATTGCTCTCCGGTGGGGCATCCAACGAAACACTGTTGTCATCCCCAAGTCATCAAAGGTCGAGAGACTGAAGGAAAATTTTGAAGTTTTCGACTTCGAGTTAAGCAAAGAGGATATGGACCTGCTGAAAGAGTTGGACAGGAACTACAGGACCAACCAACCTGCCAAGTTTTGGGGAATAAACTTGTATGCTTGATCATGTCCATTATATCATTTGAAAATGTTCCCTTGCCTCTTAAGAATAATAGCAGCAGTATGGATGTTTTGCTTATTGTGCTTGGTTTCTGAAACTGTGAGAAATTGATTGACATCATGGTCAAGGGTTGATTAGTATCATATGCTTTACTTTGGTAAAATGGCCTCTACCTGTATAACCtgtttgcttttcaaaaaaattgaatttttatttatttatttttgtttgtttcaaattaattttttttatttttaaattatattaatattaaaataaatttaaaaaataaaaaatattatttcaatacattttcaaacaaaaaaaaatatttaaaaaaaccactatGCAATTGCGTACAAATTATAGTCAAGCAACAATTTGAATGCACAATTCATTATAGTAATTGCACCATCCAATTGGATGAGATGTCTGCAGCTTACAGGAAATACACAATCAGATAGAATTCAATCGCCTCTGAAAGGACATCTGGACATAACATAAACATTCACCAAACTAATTTGCTTCTCTAAGAAATTTTTTCCTACCTCTTGTCAAGACTTTGCTGTAGCCATCATCTTAATCACGTGATGGCAACTGCATGCAACAGTGAAAAAACGTGTTCTTTGGagttttaacataaaaatggAATAATTGCAACACGGTTGCTTGGATAATTGTCAAATTTCTGAAGATACCACCTGTGTGTTTCTGCAGCTGCAAACACCAGATTTGACACCTGCATCGAGAACAAGATTTCAGATCTCGTGGAATAAGAGAGAAGGAAAACCGCAATCAGGGAGGGGGGAAAAGACATCTTGTGAATCTTAAGAGAAACATACcacaaatccaaaaactaaCCAAATGGTGAGGTCTGCCCCTCCACTAGCAAAAACCATGCCAGCATATATAACCTGTATCATTTGCATAAAACAAGTGAACCCTCTGTGCTTCAATCTCACTATGCGCAAATCAGAAATGAGCTCAAGAGAGAGTGGCCAGAACTTACAATCTCTGCCAAATAGTGTGGAGATGAAACAATCTCGAACCAATCACCACGGGGAATTACATATTCATCAGCCTTTCCCACGTGTTCCCTTAGTGAGCCCTAATCAACCAACACGATAGTGAAGGAAAGAATGCTAGTTAGTCTTGTAACCTGGCATCCTTTTTCCACATAAatgaaatcaacaaagataCGTGGACACTTATGGGTGCCTAGTCGACTGATAGGACCCCAGTTTATGATGATGTTTGAAACAAGTTGATTTGATATATAAGATTATAGGAACAAAGAGGAGTGTTCAGAACCAGAACGCGTGTAGTGTTTTCTACTAACTTATTCTCATGGCTAGCTGTAAAACCAAATAGACTCAAGACCGATCAAAAAAAGTGCAGCAAGTGAAAATATTAAACAGTTACATAATGCATCAAATCAAGATAAGTTGGAGAACATTCAAGATGAAAATGTGTTTCATCATACAGCTAAACATTTTCACTAGTACGATACCAATAACCAAAGTTCCATGGTCAATTGGTTTGGAGTTAAATCTCAAGCCATTAAAACAGCGTTCAAGCTTTGGTATTGACACAATAACAGCAACACAACACCAATAACTGGCTCATATATCACATACCAGTGTCAGAATAGAAGTGAATTCCCTCCTGCAAACATATAGTAATATGACTTCATTGCACTGAAAATCATCTAATTTCCACAAACTTCCTTTTGGTAGCTTCACATTGCAATGACCAACCTATCAGAATTATGCTTTTATATTAACAAGTAGTTAtactttttagtgttttcaacgTAAGCTTCTCTTGAATAGCTGAATTATAACTAATTCAACTTTCCCATCCAACACGAGGAAAAGTATCATGTCCAGTGTCCACtatatttatattcattttcattAACTTAAAGCTATTAACTACCAGTTGAGAACCTCACCTTCTGTTGAGTTTACCGCAGTTCAGATATCACTTGTTAAGCTTGATGCAGTTTGGATGCCATTTGTTAAAAATTGAGTGGCAAAATTTGGTGAACTTAAATAAGAACACGATTTTACCATATTAATTATTACAAACTAGTAGTCCAAATACATTAGCTCACATAACACccactataaatatatataacactCAGAATACAAGCACTAGTACAAATGATTAAAGAATACTCTCACATCCTATCTTTTATTTAGTGACCCAAAGGAGCTCTCCCTAGCTCTCTATATCACTTATTTTCTCTGCCAGTCACCACACTAAAATAAAGCATGAACCTTCCTTTTTATAGCTGGTGGAGAGGCCAAATTTAACAACGTTAAATGTTTGCTTCTACCAAAACACGCACCAAATTCCCACATCCAGATATTGTGCAGATGGTGACTTGAAAAGCTTGTCACATAAAGACAAACTTGTAACCATGCAGGGTAGGAAACATTGCCATACAAAATGTTGAACCATTAAATGGCACACAAGCACGCAATTGCTAGCCAGTGATTGTGGCATCTTCAACACCTTGGTCATGATATAGCTACAGGCATAACATTTTTGGCTACCAGAGAAGTAAACGGTTAAttcgttttccttttcttttctttttaagagaaGCAATATTGCCATCTGACAAGTGATCATAAAATAGTGATACTCACAAGAATTGCATGGCAACGATGCTGATGAATCCAACCCCAAAGAAATATAACTGCGCCAATCCACTGGCACCATCCAAGCTTCAATAAAGGGTTAACAAAGTCCCACCAGTGAAATTCAATGTTTTGCATTGAGCTTGTGCCTTTAAGAATGAACTCAGACACTTCATTTATGCCAAATTTGAGTACTTCGGGTGCACAGGTACAGCAGAGTGTCAGAGGCGCTGCTGTGTAGAAGCTAAGCTCAAAAGGAAATATCAATCAGCACAACATGCTAGAAAATGTCCCCATGTACAACAAATTCATGGTAAACAAAATGGAAGAAGATTGTAACTACAAGTGCTTTGATCACAGACATGGATTACATTGGGATTTAAATGTTAACAAGGCTGCCTGGCAATATGTTATGAAGCATTTTAACCAGCATGAATCAGAACTTCCGAAAAGACACAAATTATACATGTTAATGAATTATATAGCCAGTTGAAATCAAGCATAAaatattcaaggaaaaaaaaatgcatccgACAGCAATTTGACATGCAGCGTGTGCATGTTAACATGGGGAGAAAGACTGCAGAAAAAGAATTAGATCAGAGAGCTTCAAGATACTCACAATAAGCCAGTAAGATAGCCAAAAATGTGCATCCGAGCAGAGGCGctataattaaatacatatgCTGTCTCGAAAAGACGCCTCGAGACTTGA
This region of Populus trichocarpa isolate Nisqually-1 chromosome 9, P.trichocarpa_v4.1, whole genome shotgun sequence genomic DNA includes:
- the LOC7463989 gene encoding V-type proton ATPase subunit c1; the protein is MSTFSGDETAPFFGFLGAAAALVFSCMGAAYGTAKSGVGVASMGVMRPELVMKSIVPVVMAGVLGIYGLIIAVIISTGINPKAKSYYLFDGYAHLSSGLACGLAGLSAGMAIGIVGDAGVRANAQQPKLFVGMILILIFAEALALYGLIVGIILSSRAGQSRAE
- the LOC7494293 gene encoding NADP-dependent D-sorbitol-6-phosphate dehydrogenase, which translates into the protein MAITLNNGFKMPIIGLGVWRMEGKEIRDLITNSIKLGYRHFDCAADYKNEAEVGEALAEAFKTGLVKREDLFITTKLWNSDHGHVVEACKDSLKKLQLDYLDLYLVHFPVATRHTGVGATGSAMDEDGVLDIDTTISLETTWHAMEDLVSLGLARSIGISNYDIFLTRDCLAYSKVKPAVNQIETHPYFQRDSLVKFCQKHGICVTAHTPLGGAVANTELFGTVSVLDDPVLKGLAEKYKKTVAQIALRWGIQRNTVVIPKSSKVERLKENFEVFDFELSKEDMDLLKELDRNYRTNQPAKFWGINLYA
- the LOC7463988 gene encoding polyprenol reductase 2 isoform X1; protein product: MELGLVELLRAAWIAGTLPILIASLPCSWLGSFHGLVLGFARRGKIMQSSSHRKFTVPQRFFTHFYVVAVAWTTLLLLGTSIYAYRMTPIVSEPFFYSDLGSYLAGRSNIFSFHRSRLMSLENRYRVWHSVFLLLLMEVQVSRRLFETAYVFNYSASARMHIFGYLTGLFFYTAAPLTLCCTCAPEVLKFGINEVSEFILKGTSSMQNIEFHWWDFVNPLLKLGWCQWIGAVIFLWGWIHQHRCHAILGSLREHVGKADEYVIPRGDWFEIVSSPHYLAEIVIYAGMVFASGGADLTIWCQIWCLQLQKHTGGIFRNLTIIQATVLQLFHFYVKTPKNTFFHCCMQLPSRD
- the LOC7463988 gene encoding polyprenol reductase 2 isoform X2, with translation MELGLVELLRAAWIAGTLPILIASLPCSWLGSFHGLVLGFARRGKIMQSSSHRKFTVPQRFFTHFYVVAVAWTTLLLLGTSIYAYRMTPIVSEPFFYSDLGSYLAGRSNIFSFHRSRLMSLENRYRVWHSVFLLLLMEVQVSRRLFETAYVFNYSASARMHIFGYLTGLFFYTAAPLTLCCTCAPEVLKFGINEVSEFILKGTSSMQNIEFHWWDFVNPLLKLGWCQWIGAVIFLWGWIHQHRCHAILGSLREHVGKADEYVIPRGDWFEIVSSPHYLAEIVIYAGMVFASGGADLTIWLVFGFVVSNLVFAAAETHRWYLQKFDNYPSNRVAIIPFLC